In Neovison vison isolate M4711 chromosome 14, ASM_NN_V1, whole genome shotgun sequence, the following proteins share a genomic window:
- the NPW gene encoding neuropeptide W isoform X3 yields the protein MRGPAVRALLLLLLLLSPPAGAWYKHVASPRYHTVGRAAGLLMGLRRSPYVWRRALRPVAGSLAWDTQGLGASPQRLFAKDTLSPEPIPRGALLLSSGVRELLETGSGNPSAGLGVSAPWSQHATEPQQELEPRLGAPSWTRVKQARAFGVSPVQPWSAQ from the exons ATGCGGGGCCCTGCGGTGCGCGCCTTGCTGTTGCTCCTGCTGCTCCTGTCGCCCCCCGCTGGCGCCTGGTACAAGCACGTGGCGAGTCCCCGCTACCACACAGTGGGCCGTGCCGCGGGCTTGCTCATGGGGCTGCGCCGATCGCCCTACGTGTGGCGCCGAGCGCTGCGCCCTGTGGCCGGATCCCTTGCCTGGGACACCCAAGGCCTGGGCGCGTCCCCCCAAAGGCTCTTTGCCAAAGACACCCTCTCCCCGGAGCCCATCCCCCGCGGTGCTCTTCTGCTCTCCTCGGGGGTTCGGGAACTGTTGGAGACGGGAAGCGGGAACCCCAGCGCAGGTCTCGGGGTCAGTGCGCCTTGGAGCCAGCACGCCACTGAGCCCCAGCAGGAACTGGAGCCCCGGCTGGGGGCCCCTTCCTGGACCCGGGTGAAGCAGGCCAG AGCCTTTGGCGTGTCTCCTGTTCAGCCATGGTCTGCACAGTGA
- the NPW gene encoding neuropeptide W isoform X1, which translates to MDPCWYLSFCFMSQQPQNPYHLAASDFAGPPPGALEPSPDELGWGGAPGSPPPTPRPHQVLLAGRICSVRGPQQPASGCAARPLHTPGGSPGQGPPQGGCFPHSSRSLWSARPLQVRPQLPLTSYPTSPCASHLSIKAFLPTAQEARKPPTGTAGDGGPCILGAATVCQAWHRDPRLDSYSHLGRSSLSSPPPAFLERSEYRGGEGAGLASSYSGVRRAGPPDAPPAPRRRRGPAVRPDPAESAAGLPRRAAVNLSALARGPAMRGPAVRALLLLLLLLSPPAGAWYKHVASPRYHTVGRAAGLLMGLRRSPYVWRRALRPVAGSLAWDTQGLGASPQRLFAKDTLSPEPIPRGALLLSSGVRELLETGSGNPSAGLGVSAPWSQHATEPQQELEPRLGAPSWTRVKQARAFGVSPVQPWSAQ; encoded by the exons ATGGATCCATGCTGGTACCTGTCGTTCTGCTTCATGTCCCAGCAGCCCCAGAACCCATACCACCTTGCTGCAAGTGATTTTGCTGGGCCCCCGCCAGGGGCACTGGAACCTTCCCCTGATgaactggggtggggtggggctccaggcagccccccacccaccccccgcccccaccaagtACTCTTAGCAGGGAGGATATGCAGCGTCAGGGGACCCCAGCAGCCCGCATCGGGCTGTGCTGCCCGCCCACTGCACACTCCAGGCGGCTCTCCAGGCCAAGGGCCCCCTCAGGGAGGCTGCTTTCCACACAGCTCCAGGTCCCTGTGGTCCGCCAGGCCCCTCCAGGTGCGCCCACAGCTGCCTCTCACCTCCTACCCGACTAGTCCCTGCGCCAGTCACCTCTCCATCAAAGCGTTTTTACCAACAGCTCAGGAGGCCAGGAAGCCTCCAACAGGAACAGCAGGAGATGGTGGCCCATGCATTCTGGGGGcagctactgtgtgccaggcctggCACCGAGACCCACGCCTGGATTCGTACTCGCA CCTGGGCCGCTCTTCCCTCTCCAGCCCTCCTCCTGCTTTTCTGGAGCGCAGCGAGTACCGTGGGGGCGAGGGGGCGGGGCTGGCGAGCAGTTATAGCGGGGTCCGCCGCGCTGGCCCACCCGACGCTCCCCCAGCTCCCCGACGACGCCGAGGTCCCGCAGTGCGCCCGGACCCAGCCGAGTCAGCTGCAGGCCTGCCCCGCCGGGCGGCAGTCAACCTGAGCGCCCTGGCGCGGGGCCCGGCAATGCGGGGCCCTGCGGTGCGCGCCTTGCTGTTGCTCCTGCTGCTCCTGTCGCCCCCCGCTGGCGCCTGGTACAAGCACGTGGCGAGTCCCCGCTACCACACAGTGGGCCGTGCCGCGGGCTTGCTCATGGGGCTGCGCCGATCGCCCTACGTGTGGCGCCGAGCGCTGCGCCCTGTGGCCGGATCCCTTGCCTGGGACACCCAAGGCCTGGGCGCGTCCCCCCAAAGGCTCTTTGCCAAAGACACCCTCTCCCCGGAGCCCATCCCCCGCGGTGCTCTTCTGCTCTCCTCGGGGGTTCGGGAACTGTTGGAGACGGGAAGCGGGAACCCCAGCGCAGGTCTCGGGGTCAGTGCGCCTTGGAGCCAGCACGCCACTGAGCCCCAGCAGGAACTGGAGCCCCGGCTGGGGGCCCCTTCCTGGACCCGGGTGAAGCAGGCCAG AGCCTTTGGCGTGTCTCCTGTTCAGCCATGGTCTGCACAGTGA
- the NPW gene encoding neuropeptide W isoform X2 — MQRQGTPAARIGLCCPPTAHSRRLSRPRAPSGRLLSTQLQVPVVRQAPPAQEARKPPTGTAGDGGPCILGAATVCQAWHRDPRLDSYSHLGRSSLSSPPPAFLERSEYRGGEGAGLASSYSGVRRAGPPDAPPAPRRRRGPAVRPDPAESAAGLPRRAAVNLSALARGPAMRGPAVRALLLLLLLLSPPAGAWYKHVASPRYHTVGRAAGLLMGLRRSPYVWRRALRPVAGSLAWDTQGLGASPQRLFAKDTLSPEPIPRGALLLSSGVRELLETGSGNPSAGLGVSAPWSQHATEPQQELEPRLGAPSWTRVKQARAFGVSPVQPWSAQ, encoded by the exons ATGCAGCGTCAGGGGACCCCAGCAGCCCGCATCGGGCTGTGCTGCCCGCCCACTGCACACTCCAGGCGGCTCTCCAGGCCAAGGGCCCCCTCAGGGAGGCTGCTTTCCACACAGCTCCAGGTCCCTGTGGTCCGCCAGGCCCCTCCAG CTCAGGAGGCCAGGAAGCCTCCAACAGGAACAGCAGGAGATGGTGGCCCATGCATTCTGGGGGcagctactgtgtgccaggcctggCACCGAGACCCACGCCTGGATTCGTACTCGCA CCTGGGCCGCTCTTCCCTCTCCAGCCCTCCTCCTGCTTTTCTGGAGCGCAGCGAGTACCGTGGGGGCGAGGGGGCGGGGCTGGCGAGCAGTTATAGCGGGGTCCGCCGCGCTGGCCCACCCGACGCTCCCCCAGCTCCCCGACGACGCCGAGGTCCCGCAGTGCGCCCGGACCCAGCCGAGTCAGCTGCAGGCCTGCCCCGCCGGGCGGCAGTCAACCTGAGCGCCCTGGCGCGGGGCCCGGCAATGCGGGGCCCTGCGGTGCGCGCCTTGCTGTTGCTCCTGCTGCTCCTGTCGCCCCCCGCTGGCGCCTGGTACAAGCACGTGGCGAGTCCCCGCTACCACACAGTGGGCCGTGCCGCGGGCTTGCTCATGGGGCTGCGCCGATCGCCCTACGTGTGGCGCCGAGCGCTGCGCCCTGTGGCCGGATCCCTTGCCTGGGACACCCAAGGCCTGGGCGCGTCCCCCCAAAGGCTCTTTGCCAAAGACACCCTCTCCCCGGAGCCCATCCCCCGCGGTGCTCTTCTGCTCTCCTCGGGGGTTCGGGAACTGTTGGAGACGGGAAGCGGGAACCCCAGCGCAGGTCTCGGGGTCAGTGCGCCTTGGAGCCAGCACGCCACTGAGCCCCAGCAGGAACTGGAGCCCCGGCTGGGGGCCCCTTCCTGGACCCGGGTGAAGCAGGCCAG AGCCTTTGGCGTGTCTCCTGTTCAGCCATGGTCTGCACAGTGA